The proteins below are encoded in one region of Solanum stenotomum isolate F172 unplaced genomic scaffold, ASM1918654v1 scaffold32768, whole genome shotgun sequence:
- the LOC125852166 gene encoding probable pectinesterase 56, with product MAISDSFCGNIMAFFVATTIVVCCQSQLITETPYNAVVSQDGTGNFNTIAGAILAAPDHSVKPFFIKIKRGTYQEYIRVDKKKTNIVLVGEGMDATIITGNRSFVDGNRTYDTATVGVLGDGFIAQDITFRNNAGPIKHQAVALRVEADSVCFYKCRFDGYQDTLYVKKKRQFYRDCEICGTIDFICGDATALFQNCLIEARTPMARQYNTITAQGREFEDVASGIVLQNCTIKATRDLEKSNNVKTYLGRPWGILSRTVIMESYIDNLIDPRGWVEWIESTNKSVVSRRPYYLEYKNRGPGAVTKGRVTWASVTTDPHIASNFTVRQFIKGDEWIPANIPRYLDLS from the exons ATGGCCATCTCGGATAGTTTTTGCG GGAATATAATGGCGTTCTTTGTTGCTACAACTATAGTGGTATGTTGTCAAAGCCAACTGATAACGGAAACACCTTATAATGCGGTCGTTTCTCAAGATGGGACCGGGAATTTCAACACAATTGCTGGAGCAATATTGGCGGCCCCTGATCACAGTGTCAAGCCATTCTTCATAAAAATCAAGAGAGGCACGTATCAGGAATATATTAGAGTTGATAAAAAGAAGACTAATATAGTCTTGGTCGGAGAAGGGATGGATGCTACGATAATAACGGGTAATAGAAGTTTTGTCGACGGCAACCGAACCTATGATACTGCAACCGTTG GGGTTCTTGGTGATGGCTTCATAGCCCAAGACATAACTTTTAGGAATAATGCCGGACCCATAAAGCATCAGGCAGTGGCCTTAAGAGTTGAAGCAGATTCGGTGTGTTTTTATAAATGTCGATTCGACGGGTATCAAGACACTTTGTACGTGAAAAAGAAACGCCAATTCTATCGAGATTGTGAAATATGTGGCACGATAGATTTCATATGTGGTGACGCGACGGCGCTGTTCCAAAACTGTTTGATTGAAGCACGCACTCCAATGGCGAGACAATATAACACAATCACAGCCCAGGGGAGAGAGTTTGAGGACGTTGCAAGTGGAATAGTGCTTCAAAATTGCACTATAAAGGCTACCCGCGATTTGGAGAAATCGAACAATGTCAAGACATATTTAGGTCGGCCATGGGGTATATTATCTAGGACTGTGATAATGGAAAGTTATATCGATAACTTGATAGATCCTAGAGGATGGGTTGAATGGATTGAATCGACAAATAAATCTGTTGTTAGCCGTCGACCATATTATTTGGAGTACAAGAATAGAGGACCGGGTGCTGTAACGAAGGGACGTGTGACATGGGCATCAGTCACTACGGATCCACATATTGCATCAAACTTTACGGTTAGGCAGTTTATAAAAGGTGACGAGTGGATTCCAGCAAACATTCCCCGTTACTTAGATTTATCTTGA